In Arthrobacter sp. CJ23, the genomic window CGGCCGTTTCAGGACGCGGTTGACATGTTCCAGGACGTAGTCGATGTCCTTGCTGGACGCCGCCGGATGTGCCTTGTCCAGCTTCCAGTCGGTGTCCGTGGTTCCGATGATCCAGTGCCTGCCCCAGGGGATGACGAAGAGCACGGACTTTTCGGTACGCAGGATCAGCCCCACCGTGGATTGGAAACGGTCACGGGGAACCACCAAGTGGATGCCTTTGGATGCGCGGACCTTCAACTGGCCGCGCTCAGTGACCATGGCCTGGGTTTCGTCCGTCCACACCCCGGTGGCGTTGACCACTTGCTTCGCCCGGACAGCGAACGTGCTGCCGTCCTCCTGGTTCTCCAGCTTGGCGCCGACCACCCGCTCGCCTTCCCGGAGGAATTCGACCACCCGCATCCGGTTGACGGCGTGTGCCCCGTAGTGGGCCGCCGTGCGGACCACGTTGACCACCAGGCGGGCATCATCCACCTGGGCGTCGTAGTAACGGATGGAACCCACGAAGGCGTCGTTCTTGAGGCTCGGGGCCGCCCGCAGGGTGCCGCGCCGGAAGAGGTGCTTGTGCATGGGCACGCCGCGGCTGTTGCCGGAGGTGATGCCCAGGGTGTCGTAAAGCAGGATGCCCGCACCGACGTAGGGCCGCTCCCAGAACCTGCGAGTCAACGGGTAGAGGAACGGGACCGGGCGGACCAGGTGGGGGGCGATGCGCTGGATGAGGAGGCCGCGTTCCTGCAGCGCCTCCTGTACCAGCCCGAAGTCCAGCATCTCGAGGTAGCGGAGCCCGCCGTGGATCAGCTTTGAGGACCTCGAGGACGTCCCTGACGCCCAGTCCCTGGCCTCGACGATGCCGACCGTCAGGCCGCGGGTTACGGCGTCGAGGGCCGATCCGGCACCCACCACGCCACCGCCGACAATGAGGATGTCGAGCTCCTGCCCGGGAACACTGGTGCCCTTCAGGACCTCGATGGATGCGGCACGGGATTCGGGGCTGAGGGCACCGGCCTTCCCGCTCGGCCCGCCTGCGGCACTGCTCATCGGACGCCTCCAATCGCGCAAAAAAGCCCGTAGTCCCCCACACTACCTACTGATGGCATTCTTGGGCAGGGCGATCCAGGCGGCGTGCCGGGTCCGGACGCGCAAGAGCCCGCCATCCCTCGCTGCAGGCGAAAGGACGGCGGGCTCTGGAACGGCGGAGCGTCCGGCGTGCCTGACTAATGTCCGGAGTACGGCGAGACGACGACGTCGACGCGCTGGAATTCCTTGAGGTCCGAGTATCCGGTGGTGGCCATGGAGCGGCGCAGGGCACCGACCAGATTGGAGGTGCCGTCGGTGTGATGGCCCGGTCCGAAGAGCACCTCTTCGAGGGGGCCCACAGTGCCGACGTTGACGCGGTCGCCGCGGGGCGATTCGAGGTGGTGGGCTTCCGGACCCCAGTGCCAGCCGCGGCCGGGAGCCTCATCGGCGCGGGCCAGCGCGCTGCCGAGCATGACGGCGTCGGCGCCCATGGCGATCGCCTTGACGATGTCGCCCGAGCTGCCCATGCCGCCGTCGGCGATCACGTGCACATAGCGTCCGCCGGACTCATCCATGTAATCGCGGCGGGCTGCGGCGACGTCGGAGATGGCGGAGGCCATCGGCGAGTGGATGCCGAGGGCGCGGCGCGTGGTGCTGGTGGCACCGCCGCCGAAGCCCACCAGGACACCGGCGGCGCCGGTGCGCATCAGGTGCAGGGCAGGCGTGTAGCCGGCGGCACCGCCGACGATCACGGGGACGTCGAGCTCGTAGATGAACTGCTTGAGGTTCAGCGG contains:
- a CDS encoding GuaB3 family IMP dehydrogenase-related protein, producing MTYEIEIGRGKRGRRAYSLDDIAIVPNRRTRDPKDVSVSWQIDAYKFDMPVIGAPMDSAMSPDTAIALGRLGGLGVLDLEGLWTRYENPQAVLDEIAGLSDETSSPAVTRRMQDLYKAPIQPELISSRLAEIRAAGVTVAGSLTPQRTQEHYKTVVAAGVDIFVIRGTTVSAEHVSKTHEPLNLKQFIYELDVPVIVGGAAGYTPALHLMRTGAAGVLVGFGGGATSTTRRALGIHSPMASAISDVAAARRDYMDESGGRYVHVIADGGMGSSGDIVKAIAMGADAVMLGSALARADEAPGRGWHWGPEAHHLESPRGDRVNVGTVGPLEEVLFGPGHHTDGTSNLVGALRRSMATTGYSDLKEFQRVDVVVSPYSGH
- a CDS encoding glycerol-3-phosphate dehydrogenase/oxidase, with the translated sequence MSSAAGGPSGKAGALSPESRAASIEVLKGTSVPGQELDILIVGGGVVGAGSALDAVTRGLTVGIVEARDWASGTSSRSSKLIHGGLRYLEMLDFGLVQEALQERGLLIQRIAPHLVRPVPFLYPLTRRFWERPYVGAGILLYDTLGITSGNSRGVPMHKHLFRRGTLRAAPSLKNDAFVGSIRYYDAQVDDARLVVNVVRTAAHYGAHAVNRMRVVEFLREGERVVGAKLENQEDGSTFAVRAKQVVNATGVWTDETQAMVTERGQLKVRASKGIHLVVPRDRFQSTVGLILRTEKSVLFVIPWGRHWIIGTTDTDWKLDKAHPAASSKDIDYVLEHVNRVLKRPLTREDVEGVYAGLRPLLAGENDSTAKLSREHVVAHPVPGLVVVAGGKFTTYRVMAKDAVDEATRAMDERVPASCTETIPLLGAEGFKAAWNRRVRAAEESGVHVARVEHLLNRYGSLASELLALIANEPSLGDPLPGADDYLAAEVVYATTHEGARHVHDVLTRRTRISIESWDRGVSAVPVVAKLMGDILGWSEAQWESEIRHYLARVEAERLSQQQPDDESADAARMGVDDIIPLR